In Achromobacter pestifer, the DNA window GGGTGGTTTAAAGCAACTGTTGCTTAAAAACCGTATTGTAGAACCAACTGCACTTTGGACGCATGCTTTAGTTAATGTGTTTTTAACTAAAGCGATGCAACTAGGGCGGCAGCGTATCACATACTTCTGACAGTATCTCTCAGTGCCCAGGTGGCGGAATTGGTAGACGCGCACGGTTCAGGTCCGTGTGCCGCAAGGTGTGGAGGTTCGAGTCCTCTCCTGGGCACCACGGAATTTCAATCAAGACCATGCAAGCCGGTCTTGATGGCAAAGGCTAAAAAGCCCCGGAAATCGCAAGATTTCCGGGGCTTTTGCTTTGCGCCCTGCCGCCCTCGCCTCTTCAACGCCACGGCACCTTGCGATTCAAATGATGCCGCGCATACAGGTCGGCCCCCATGCCGTCGATCTGCCCGTCGATCAAGGCCTCGAAAGGCTTCAGCAACGCATCGAAACTCATCGGCGCCTCGATGGCATTCAAGGCATGCGTCACGGCCTCTATCGTGGACAGCGCGCCAGCGACGTCGGCATGGCGCACCCGGTAACGCGTGGACAGCCCCGCGGGCAGCATCACGCGCGGCAAGGCGGCAAGCCCGGGATTGATATGCAGCAGCTTGCGCGCGTGCCCCCAGGTGCCGTCGGGCACGATCAATCTGATGGGCGCGCCGAGATCCTGCCCATAGCCTGGCGTCAGCACCTCAGCGCCCTCGCCGGGAAACAGCAGACGGGGCAGATGGCCGGACAGCGCCCAATCGTCTTCCGCAAAATATTCGCCGACTACGCGGCGCGCGCCGGCCAGACCCAGCACGGCCAGCCGCGCAGTGTTCAAGGCATGGCGCGCCTCGCTGGGATGCTGCAGCACCACCACTTGCGTGCGGCACGAAAGCGAGGGAATCAGCGCACACAGACAGTGCGATCGAGGACGCAGGCAACGCGTGCAAAGGGTACGAGACATGGGGCGACACTATATCGAAAGTTCGAAAGCGGCCCGGCAGCGAAAAATATGAAAAAAAACCCACACGACTTGCACGCTTCCAAAAAAGTGTGCATAATCTCATTCCTCTGCTGCTGAACAAGAAACAACGCGAAAGCGAAGCGACAAGTAAAGCATCAGCGCCCAGGTGGCGGAATTGGTAGACGCGCACGGTTCAGGTCCGTGTGCCGCAAGGTGTGGAGGTTCGAGTCCTCTCCTGGGCACCAATTATTACATCACGAGGTACCTGCGTGATGCGCCAAAAAAACCCCGAACGCGTAAGCGTCCGGGGTTTTTTCTTTGTCCGGCCCATTTTGCTTGCCCGGCTCGCAAATCGTTGGAGCCGGGCAAGCCGCCTTACTTCAGCACGCGCGTCATCACTACGTGCGGAATACCGGCCTCGACGAACTCCTCGCCTTCCACATTGAAGCCATGCGCGCGGTAGAAGCCCGCCGCATGCGTCTGCGCGTGCAGCACCAGCATGCGGTGGCCGTCGCCATGCCCCTGTTCGATCAACGCGTCCAGCAGCTGGCTGCCGACGCCCATCCCGCGGGCCCTCTTGTGGACCGCCATGCGGCCGATATGGCCGTCGGGCAGCAGCCGGCCCGTGCCCATCGGCGTGCCGTCCGGGCCATATGCCACGGCGTGCACCGACACGGCATCATCGTCGTCCAGCTCGACCTCGGGCGGCACTCTCTGTTCGACGACGAACACCTCGTGGCGCACCGAATACGCGTCGTCGCGCAAGCGGTCCCAGGTTCCCAGGGCGATACGCACCGTAGCTTGTTTGTTGGTCGACATGTCCATCCCTCGCGTGCAGCAAATGAATAAAAGTAATCCTACGCCGCATTTTGGCAGGGATGAAGAACGGCCAAAAGGGGGTACGATCGCGGCTTGCCCACGTCGCCCAGGTTCCGCCACATGCCGCCTGCCGCTCCGCCCGCCTGGCTGAAAGCCGCGCCCGCGCTCTTCCTGCTGCTCTGGTCCAGCGGCTTCGTGGTGCTCAAGGTGGGCCTGGCCTATGCCGATCCCATGACGTTCCTGGCGTTGCGCTACGCCTGCGTGGTGCTGATTCTTGCGCCCTTCATGCTGTTCCTGCGCCCGCCGCTGCCGCGCGGCGCCAGCGCCTGGGGCCACCTGGCGATGGTCGGACTGCTGTTGCAGGCAGGCTACTTCTGCTTTACCTACCTGTCGCTCAAGCAAGGCATGTCGGCTGGCGCCGTGGCGCTGATCACATC includes these proteins:
- a CDS encoding GNAT family N-acetyltransferase, yielding MDMSTNKQATVRIALGTWDRLRDDAYSVRHEVFVVEQRVPPEVELDDDDAVSVHAVAYGPDGTPMGTGRLLPDGHIGRMAVHKRARGMGVGSQLLDALIEQGHGDGHRMLVLHAQTHAAGFYRAHGFNVEGEEFVEAGIPHVVMTRVLK
- a CDS encoding tRNA-uridine aminocarboxypropyltransferase, encoding MSRTLCTRCLRPRSHCLCALIPSLSCRTQVVVLQHPSEARHALNTARLAVLGLAGARRVVGEYFAEDDWALSGHLPRLLFPGEGAEVLTPGYGQDLGAPIRLIVPDGTWGHARKLLHINPGLAALPRVMLPAGLSTRYRVRHADVAGALSTIEAVTHALNAIEAPMSFDALLKPFEALIDGQIDGMGADLYARHHLNRKVPWR